A window of Mobula hypostoma unplaced genomic scaffold, sMobHyp1.1 scaffold_42, whole genome shotgun sequence contains these coding sequences:
- the LOC134341940 gene encoding gastrula zinc finger protein XlCGF26.1-like, which yields MAHQRVHTGEKPFTCSVCGKRFTDSSSLKRHQRVHTGEKPFTCSECGKRFTDSSDLQRHQRVHTGEKPFTCSVCGKRFTDSSTLQKHQRVHSGEKPFNCSECGMRFTDSSHLQSHQRVHTGEKPFTCSVCGKGFSQSFTLQRHQRVHTGEKPFPCLECGKRFTRSSRLLAHQSVHTGERPFTCSECGKRFTWSSCLQSHQRVHTGEKPFTCSECGKRFTDSSTLQRHQRVHTGEKPFTCSECGKRFTQSSDLQRHQRVHTGEKPFTCSVCGKRCTQSSDLQSHQRIHTGEKPFTCSKCGKRFTDSSHLQSHQRVHTGEKPFTCSECGKRFTHSSNLQSHQRVHTGEKPFTCSVCGKRFTRSSGLLAHQSVHTGERPFS from the coding sequence atggctcaccagcgggttcacactggggagaagccgttcacctgctcagtctgtgggaagagattcactgattCATCCTCCCTAAagagacatcagcgagttcacactggggagaagccattcacctgctcagaatgtgggaagagattcactgattcatccgacctacagagacatcagcgagttcacactggggagaagccgttcacctgctcagtctgtgggaagagattcactgattCGTCCACCCTACagaaacaccagcgagttcactctggggagaagccgttcaacTGCTCAGAATGTGGCATGAGATTCACTGATtcatcccacctacagagtcaccagcgagttcacactggggagaagccgttcacctgctcagtctgtgggaagggattcagtcagtcattcaccctacagagacatcagcgagttcacactggggagaagccgttcccctgcttagaatgtgggaagagattcactaggtCATCCagactactggcacaccagtcagttcacacgggggagaggccgttcacctgctcagaatgtgggaagagattcacttggtcatcctgcctacagagtcatcagcgagttcacacgggggagaagccattcacttgctcagaatgtgggaagagattcactgattcgtccaccctacagagacatcagcgagttcacactggggagaagccattcacctgctcagaatgtgggaagagattcactcagtcatccgatctacagagacatcagcgagttcacactggggagaagccgttcacctgctcagtctgtgggaagagatgcaCTCAGTCATCCGATCTGCAGagtcatcagcgaattcacactggggagaagccattcacctgctccaaatgtgggaagagattcactgattcatcccacctacagagtcatcagcgagttcacactggggagaagccgttcacctgctcagaatgtgggaagagattcactcactcatccaacctacagagtcatcagcgagttcacactggggagaagccgttcacctgctcagtctgtgggaagagattcactaggtCATCCGGActgctggcacaccagtcagttcacacgggggagaggccattctcc